One genomic window of Pseudopipra pipra isolate bDixPip1 chromosome 17, bDixPip1.hap1, whole genome shotgun sequence includes the following:
- the RBL1 gene encoding retinoblastoma-like protein 1 isoform X1, with protein sequence MARPGPAEPGAAVEQLCRDLNLDAASAAEALRDFTALRGTYSLEGEPLHWLACALYVACRRSRVPTVGSVPMEGNGVSLTRILRSARLSLIQFFSKMKKWMDMSNLPQEFRERVERLERNFEVSTVIFKKFEPIFFDVFQNPYEETSKPQRSRKQRRVPCSVKDLFNFCWTLFVYTKGNFRMIGDDLVNSYHLLLCCLDLIFANALLCPNRRDLLNPSFKGLPVEFHTPEIKASEDPPCIIATLCELHDGLLVEAKGIKEHYFKPYIAKLFDRKILKGDCLLDLCNFTENSKALNKEYEEYVLTVGDFDERVFLGADAEEEIGTRKFPEDVLVEKTAARAPTECHLQQHFEKKRSFAPSTPLTGRRYLREKEGVITPVASATQSVSRLQNMVAGLKNAPSEQLTAIFESCARSPMESIMSRVKEIGETFCCSYTQSTDEQPGSHIDFAVNRLKLAEILYYKILETIMVQETRRLHGKDLTALLEQDLFHRSLMACCLEIVLFAYSSPRTFPWIIEVLDLRPFYFYKVIEVLIRSEEGLSRDMVKHLNSIEEQILESLAWTRNSALWNALEASDNKVPTCEEVIFPSNFEASNGGSGLGHLPMMPLSPIIHPRVKEVRTDLGGSLRRDMQPLSPISVHERYSSPAAGSAKRRLFGDDSPRETQMEKILPKGTKLTIAPASSIGAENVSVSPGQTVLTMTTTTGPGKVGQKVTIPLHGIANEMGGITLIPISINLGQPCKVEALAPSCHPPGNQAQEVQVSAASKPKRTGSLALFYRKVYHLASVRLRDLCLKLDVSNDLRRKIWTCFEFTLVHCADLMKDRHLDQLLLCAFYIMAKVTKEERTFQDIMKSYRNQPQANSHVYRSVLLRNTSADVLGKNADPDTEMTEDSAVKAASSSGRSAAENSSESETEERGDLIKFYNAVYVGRVKAFALKYDITNQDHVMEAPPLSPFPSIRQQPVSPRRISQQHSVYVSPHKNGACLTPRTALLYKFSGSPSKSLKDINNMIKQGEQRSKKRAITIDSDTESPTKRLCQENDDVLLKRLQDVVSERANH encoded by the exons ATGGCCCGCCCTGGCCCCGCCGAGCCCGGGGCCGCCGTCGAGCAGCTCTGCCGGGACCTGAACCTGGACGCGGCGAGCGCGGCCGAGGCGCTGCGGGACTTCACGGCGCTGCGGGGCACCTACAGCCTGGAg GGCGAGCCGCTGCACTGGTTGGCCTGCGCGCTGTACGTCGCCTGCCGCCGGAGCCGGGTGCCCACGGTGGGGAGCGTCCCGATGGAGGGGAACGGCGTGTCCCTGACCCGCATCCTGCGCTCCGCGCGCCTCAG tttaaTTCAGTTTTTTAGCAAAATGAAGAAGTGGATGGACATGTCAAACCTACCACAGGAATTCCGAGAGCGAGTGGAGCGGCTGGAGAGAAATTTTGAAGTGTCAACTGTGATTTTCAAGAAGTTTGAACCAATATTTTTTGATGTATTTCAAAACCCTTATGAAGAAACTTCCAAGCCGCAGCGAAGCAGGAAACAGAG GCGGGTACCATGCAGTGTCAAAGATCTCTTCAACTTCTGCTGGACTCTCTTTGTGTACACTAAGG GTAATTTCCGTATGATTGGAGATGATTTAGTAAATTCCTATCATTTGCTTCTGTGCTGCTTGGACCTGATTTTTGCCAATGCCCTTCTGTGTCCAAACAGAAGAGATTTGCTAAATCCATCATTTAAAG GCTTACCAGTGGAATTCCACACTCCGGAGATCAAAGCCTCTGAAGACCCTCCCTGCATCATTGCCACGCTGTGTGAGCTGCACGACGGGCTCCTGGTGGAAGCAAAAGGCATAAAGGAACACTACTTTAAACCATACATTGCAAAGCTGTTTGATAGGAAG atcttAAAAGGAGATTGTCTGTTGGATCTCTGCAACTTTACAGAAAATAG CAAAGCACTGAATAAAGAGTATGAAGAGTATGTTCTGACCGTGGGTGATTTTGATGAGAGAGTTTTCCTGGGAGCTGATGCTGAAGAAGAAATTGGCACTCGAAAATTCCCTGAAGATGTGCTAGTAGAGAAAACAGCAGCACGAGCTCCCACAGAGTGTCATctgcagcagcattttgaaAAG AAAAGATCATTTGCACCTTCAACTCCCCTGACTGGCCGACGATATCTGCGAGAAAAGGAAGGTGTCATCACTCCTGTGGCTTCAGCCACGCAGAGCGTGAGCCGCCTGCAGAACATGGTGGCTGGGTTGAAAAATGCACCCAGTGAACAACTTACAGCTATTTTTGA GTCCTGTGCCCGCAGCCCCATGGAAAGCATCATGAGCAGAGTGAAGGAGATTGGTGAGACCTTCTGCTGCAGCTACACTCAGTCAACAGATGAGCAGCCAGGCTCTCATATAG attttGCTGTAAACAGATTAAAACTGGCAGAGATCTTGTACTATAAAATCTTGGAGACTATAATGGTGCAAGAAACACGGAGACTGCATGGGAAGGATCTGACT GCTCTCCTGGAGCAGGATCTGTTCCACCGCTCCCTCATGGCGTGCTGCCTGGAGATCGTGCTCTTCGCCTACAGCTCCCCTCGCACCTTCCCCTGGATCATTGAAGTGCTTGACCTCAGGCCCTTCTATTTCTATAAG GTCATTGAAGTGCTGATTCGGTCTGAGGAAGGACTTTCCAGAGACATGGTGAAGCACCTCAACAGCATTGAGGAACAAATTCTGGAGAGTCTTGCCTGGACTCGGAACTCGGCACTCTGGAATGCACTCGAGGCATCAGACAACAAAGTCCCAACCTGTGAAGAA GTAATATTTCCCAGTAATTTTGAAGCCAGCAATGGAGGAAGTGGGCTTGGGCATTTGCCTATGATGCCATTATCTCCCATAATTCATCCTCGAGTAAAAGAGGTTCGAACAGATCTTGGTGGGAGTTTAAGACGGG ACATGCAGCCCTTGTCTCCAATCTCAGTTCATGAGCGCTACAGTTCTCCTGCAGCTGGAAGTGCTAAGAGAAGGCTCTTTGGAGATGACAGCCCCCGAGaaacacagatggaaaaaatcTTACCCAAAGGAACTAAGCTGACAATTGCTCCAGCATCGAGCATTGGTGCTGAAAACGTGTCAGTGTCTCCTGGGCAGACAGTGCTGACCATGACAACCACTACAGGGCCGGGGAAAGTGGGACAGAAGGTCACGATCCCACTGCACG GTATTGCAAATGAAATGGGTGGGATCACCTTGATCCCCATTTCAATTAATTTAGGCCAGCCGTGTAAAGTGGAGGCTCTGgctccctcctgccaccccccagGGAACCAAGCACAGGAAGTGCAGGTGTCAGCAGCAAGCAAACCAAAGAGAACGGGGTCCTTGGCACTGTTCTACAGGAAG GTTTATCACCTGGCCAGTGTGCGCTTGCGTGACCTGTGCTTGAAGTTGGATGTTTCCAATGACTTGCGCAGGAAGATATGGACGTGCTTTGAATTCACGTTGGTTCACTGTGCTGATCTAATGAAGGACAGACATTTGGACCAGCTCCTCCTCTGTGCCTTTTATATCATGGCGAAG GTAACCAAAGAGGAAAGAACTTTTCAGGACATAATGAAAAGTTACAGGAATCAGCCACAAGCAAACAGCCAT GTTTATAGGAGTGTCTTGTTGAGAAATACTTCTGCTGATGTCTTGGGCAAAAATGCAGACCCAGATACGGAGATGACAGAAG ACTCAGCTGTGAAAGCTGCCAGTTCCTCTGGACGATCTGCAGCAGAGAACTCCAGTGAGTCGgaaacagaggagagaggagatcTGATTAAATTTTACAATGCGGTCTATGTAGGACGAGTAAAGGCATTTGCACTGAAGTACGATATCACAAACCAGGATCATGTG ATGGAAGCCCCTCCCTTGTCCCCATTCCCCAGCATCCGGCAGCAGCCAGTGTCCCCCCGGCGCATCTCCCAGCAACACTCTGTTTACGTGTCGCCTCACAAGAACGGCGCCTGCCTGACGCCCCGAACTGCACTGCTCTACAAGTTCAGTGGGAGCCCTTCCAAG AGTTTGAAGGACATCAACAATATGATAAAACAAGGTGAACAGAGGAGCAAGAAGCGAGCAATAACAATTGATAGTGACACTGAATCCCCCACAAAGCGACTCTGCCAGGAAAATGATGATGTTCTTCTAAAACGTCTCCAGGATGTTGTCAGTGAAAGAGCAAATCATTAA
- the RBL1 gene encoding retinoblastoma-like protein 1 isoform X2 encodes MARPGPAEPGAAVEQLCRDLNLDAASAAEALRDFTALRGTYSLEGEPLHWLACALYVACRRSRVPTVGSVPMEGNGVSLTRILRSARLSLIQFFSKMKKWMDMSNLPQEFRERVERLERNFEVSTVIFKKFEPIFFDVFQNPYEETSKPQRSRKQRRVPCSVKDLFNFCWTLFVYTKGNFRMIGDDLVNSYHLLLCCLDLIFANALLCPNRRDLLNPSFKGLPVEFHTPEIKASEDPPCIIATLCELHDGLLVEAKGIKEHYFKPYIAKLFDRKILKGDCLLDLCNFTENSKALNKEYEEYVLTVGDFDERVFLGADAEEEIGTRKFPEDVLVEKTAARAPTECHLQQHFEKKRSFAPSTPLTGRRYLREKEGVITPVASATQSVSRLQNMVAGLKNAPSEQLTAIFESCARSPMESIMSRVKEIGETFCCSYTQSTDEQPGSHIDFAVNRLKLAEILYYKILETIMVQETRRLHGKDLTALLEQDLFHRSLMACCLEIVLFAYSSPRTFPWIIEVLDLRPFYFYKVIEVLIRSEEGLSRDMVKHLNSIEEQILESLAWTRNSALWNALEASDNKVPTCEEVIFPSNFEASNGGSGLGHLPMMPLSPIIHPRVKEVRTDLGGSLRRDMQPLSPISVHERYSSPAAGSAKRRLFGDDSPRETQMEKILPKGTKLTIAPASSIGAENVSVSPGQTVLTMTTTTGPGKVGQKVTIPLHGQPCKVEALAPSCHPPGNQAQEVQVSAASKPKRTGSLALFYRKVYHLASVRLRDLCLKLDVSNDLRRKIWTCFEFTLVHCADLMKDRHLDQLLLCAFYIMAKVTKEERTFQDIMKSYRNQPQANSHVYRSVLLRNTSADVLGKNADPDTEMTEDSAVKAASSSGRSAAENSSESETEERGDLIKFYNAVYVGRVKAFALKYDITNQDHVMEAPPLSPFPSIRQQPVSPRRISQQHSVYVSPHKNGACLTPRTALLYKFSGSPSKSLKDINNMIKQGEQRSKKRAITIDSDTESPTKRLCQENDDVLLKRLQDVVSERANH; translated from the exons ATGGCCCGCCCTGGCCCCGCCGAGCCCGGGGCCGCCGTCGAGCAGCTCTGCCGGGACCTGAACCTGGACGCGGCGAGCGCGGCCGAGGCGCTGCGGGACTTCACGGCGCTGCGGGGCACCTACAGCCTGGAg GGCGAGCCGCTGCACTGGTTGGCCTGCGCGCTGTACGTCGCCTGCCGCCGGAGCCGGGTGCCCACGGTGGGGAGCGTCCCGATGGAGGGGAACGGCGTGTCCCTGACCCGCATCCTGCGCTCCGCGCGCCTCAG tttaaTTCAGTTTTTTAGCAAAATGAAGAAGTGGATGGACATGTCAAACCTACCACAGGAATTCCGAGAGCGAGTGGAGCGGCTGGAGAGAAATTTTGAAGTGTCAACTGTGATTTTCAAGAAGTTTGAACCAATATTTTTTGATGTATTTCAAAACCCTTATGAAGAAACTTCCAAGCCGCAGCGAAGCAGGAAACAGAG GCGGGTACCATGCAGTGTCAAAGATCTCTTCAACTTCTGCTGGACTCTCTTTGTGTACACTAAGG GTAATTTCCGTATGATTGGAGATGATTTAGTAAATTCCTATCATTTGCTTCTGTGCTGCTTGGACCTGATTTTTGCCAATGCCCTTCTGTGTCCAAACAGAAGAGATTTGCTAAATCCATCATTTAAAG GCTTACCAGTGGAATTCCACACTCCGGAGATCAAAGCCTCTGAAGACCCTCCCTGCATCATTGCCACGCTGTGTGAGCTGCACGACGGGCTCCTGGTGGAAGCAAAAGGCATAAAGGAACACTACTTTAAACCATACATTGCAAAGCTGTTTGATAGGAAG atcttAAAAGGAGATTGTCTGTTGGATCTCTGCAACTTTACAGAAAATAG CAAAGCACTGAATAAAGAGTATGAAGAGTATGTTCTGACCGTGGGTGATTTTGATGAGAGAGTTTTCCTGGGAGCTGATGCTGAAGAAGAAATTGGCACTCGAAAATTCCCTGAAGATGTGCTAGTAGAGAAAACAGCAGCACGAGCTCCCACAGAGTGTCATctgcagcagcattttgaaAAG AAAAGATCATTTGCACCTTCAACTCCCCTGACTGGCCGACGATATCTGCGAGAAAAGGAAGGTGTCATCACTCCTGTGGCTTCAGCCACGCAGAGCGTGAGCCGCCTGCAGAACATGGTGGCTGGGTTGAAAAATGCACCCAGTGAACAACTTACAGCTATTTTTGA GTCCTGTGCCCGCAGCCCCATGGAAAGCATCATGAGCAGAGTGAAGGAGATTGGTGAGACCTTCTGCTGCAGCTACACTCAGTCAACAGATGAGCAGCCAGGCTCTCATATAG attttGCTGTAAACAGATTAAAACTGGCAGAGATCTTGTACTATAAAATCTTGGAGACTATAATGGTGCAAGAAACACGGAGACTGCATGGGAAGGATCTGACT GCTCTCCTGGAGCAGGATCTGTTCCACCGCTCCCTCATGGCGTGCTGCCTGGAGATCGTGCTCTTCGCCTACAGCTCCCCTCGCACCTTCCCCTGGATCATTGAAGTGCTTGACCTCAGGCCCTTCTATTTCTATAAG GTCATTGAAGTGCTGATTCGGTCTGAGGAAGGACTTTCCAGAGACATGGTGAAGCACCTCAACAGCATTGAGGAACAAATTCTGGAGAGTCTTGCCTGGACTCGGAACTCGGCACTCTGGAATGCACTCGAGGCATCAGACAACAAAGTCCCAACCTGTGAAGAA GTAATATTTCCCAGTAATTTTGAAGCCAGCAATGGAGGAAGTGGGCTTGGGCATTTGCCTATGATGCCATTATCTCCCATAATTCATCCTCGAGTAAAAGAGGTTCGAACAGATCTTGGTGGGAGTTTAAGACGGG ACATGCAGCCCTTGTCTCCAATCTCAGTTCATGAGCGCTACAGTTCTCCTGCAGCTGGAAGTGCTAAGAGAAGGCTCTTTGGAGATGACAGCCCCCGAGaaacacagatggaaaaaatcTTACCCAAAGGAACTAAGCTGACAATTGCTCCAGCATCGAGCATTGGTGCTGAAAACGTGTCAGTGTCTCCTGGGCAGACAGTGCTGACCATGACAACCACTACAGGGCCGGGGAAAGTGGGACAGAAGGTCACGATCCCACTGCACG GCCAGCCGTGTAAAGTGGAGGCTCTGgctccctcctgccaccccccagGGAACCAAGCACAGGAAGTGCAGGTGTCAGCAGCAAGCAAACCAAAGAGAACGGGGTCCTTGGCACTGTTCTACAGGAAG GTTTATCACCTGGCCAGTGTGCGCTTGCGTGACCTGTGCTTGAAGTTGGATGTTTCCAATGACTTGCGCAGGAAGATATGGACGTGCTTTGAATTCACGTTGGTTCACTGTGCTGATCTAATGAAGGACAGACATTTGGACCAGCTCCTCCTCTGTGCCTTTTATATCATGGCGAAG GTAACCAAAGAGGAAAGAACTTTTCAGGACATAATGAAAAGTTACAGGAATCAGCCACAAGCAAACAGCCAT GTTTATAGGAGTGTCTTGTTGAGAAATACTTCTGCTGATGTCTTGGGCAAAAATGCAGACCCAGATACGGAGATGACAGAAG ACTCAGCTGTGAAAGCTGCCAGTTCCTCTGGACGATCTGCAGCAGAGAACTCCAGTGAGTCGgaaacagaggagagaggagatcTGATTAAATTTTACAATGCGGTCTATGTAGGACGAGTAAAGGCATTTGCACTGAAGTACGATATCACAAACCAGGATCATGTG ATGGAAGCCCCTCCCTTGTCCCCATTCCCCAGCATCCGGCAGCAGCCAGTGTCCCCCCGGCGCATCTCCCAGCAACACTCTGTTTACGTGTCGCCTCACAAGAACGGCGCCTGCCTGACGCCCCGAACTGCACTGCTCTACAAGTTCAGTGGGAGCCCTTCCAAG AGTTTGAAGGACATCAACAATATGATAAAACAAGGTGAACAGAGGAGCAAGAAGCGAGCAATAACAATTGATAGTGACACTGAATCCCCCACAAAGCGACTCTGCCAGGAAAATGATGATGTTCTTCTAAAACGTCTCCAGGATGTTGTCAGTGAAAGAGCAAATCATTAA
- the RBL1 gene encoding retinoblastoma-like protein 1 isoform X4, which translates to MARPGPAEPGAAVEQLCRDLNLDAASAAEALRDFTALRGTYSLEGEPLHWLACALYVACRRSRVPTVGSVPMEGNGVSLTRILRSARLSLIQFFSKMKKWMDMSNLPQEFRERVERLERNFEVSTVIFKKFEPIFFDVFQNPYEETSKPQRSRKQRRVPCSVKDLFNFCWTLFVYTKGNFRMIGDDLVNSYHLLLCCLDLIFANALLCPNRRDLLNPSFKGLPVEFHTPEIKASEDPPCIIATLCELHDGLLVEAKGIKEHYFKPYIAKLFDRKILKGDCLLDLCNFTENSKALNKEYEEYVLTVGDFDERVFLGADAEEEIGTRKFPEDVLVEKTAARAPTECHLQQHFEKKRSFAPSTPLTGRRYLREKEGVITPVASATQSVSRLQNMVAGLKNAPSEQLTAIFESCARSPMESIMSRVKEIGETFCCSYTQSTDEQPGSHIDFAVNRLKLAEILYYKILETIMVQETRRLHGKDLTALLEQDLFHRSLMACCLEIVLFAYSSPRTFPWIIEVLDLRPFYFYKVIEVLIRSEEGLSRDMVKHLNSIEEQILESLAWTRNSALWNALEASDNKVPTCEEVIFPSNFEASNGGSGLGHLPMMPLSPIIHPRVKEVRTDLGGSLRRDMQPLSPISVHERYSSPAAGSAKRRLFGDDSPRETQMEKILPKGTKLTIAPASSIGAENVSVSPGQTVLTMTTTTGPGKVGQKVTIPLHGIANEMGGITLIPISINLGQPCKVEALAPSCHPPGNQAQEVQVSAASKPKRTGSLALFYRKVYHLASVRLRDLCLKLDVSNDLRRKIWTCFEFTLVHCADLMKDRHLDQLLLCAFYIMAKVTKEERTFQDIMKSYRNQPQANSHVYRSVLLRNTSADVLGKNADPDTEMTEDSAVKAASSSGRSAAENSSESETEERGDLIKFYNAVYVGRVKAFALKYDITNQDHVLLLLNTL; encoded by the exons ATGGCCCGCCCTGGCCCCGCCGAGCCCGGGGCCGCCGTCGAGCAGCTCTGCCGGGACCTGAACCTGGACGCGGCGAGCGCGGCCGAGGCGCTGCGGGACTTCACGGCGCTGCGGGGCACCTACAGCCTGGAg GGCGAGCCGCTGCACTGGTTGGCCTGCGCGCTGTACGTCGCCTGCCGCCGGAGCCGGGTGCCCACGGTGGGGAGCGTCCCGATGGAGGGGAACGGCGTGTCCCTGACCCGCATCCTGCGCTCCGCGCGCCTCAG tttaaTTCAGTTTTTTAGCAAAATGAAGAAGTGGATGGACATGTCAAACCTACCACAGGAATTCCGAGAGCGAGTGGAGCGGCTGGAGAGAAATTTTGAAGTGTCAACTGTGATTTTCAAGAAGTTTGAACCAATATTTTTTGATGTATTTCAAAACCCTTATGAAGAAACTTCCAAGCCGCAGCGAAGCAGGAAACAGAG GCGGGTACCATGCAGTGTCAAAGATCTCTTCAACTTCTGCTGGACTCTCTTTGTGTACACTAAGG GTAATTTCCGTATGATTGGAGATGATTTAGTAAATTCCTATCATTTGCTTCTGTGCTGCTTGGACCTGATTTTTGCCAATGCCCTTCTGTGTCCAAACAGAAGAGATTTGCTAAATCCATCATTTAAAG GCTTACCAGTGGAATTCCACACTCCGGAGATCAAAGCCTCTGAAGACCCTCCCTGCATCATTGCCACGCTGTGTGAGCTGCACGACGGGCTCCTGGTGGAAGCAAAAGGCATAAAGGAACACTACTTTAAACCATACATTGCAAAGCTGTTTGATAGGAAG atcttAAAAGGAGATTGTCTGTTGGATCTCTGCAACTTTACAGAAAATAG CAAAGCACTGAATAAAGAGTATGAAGAGTATGTTCTGACCGTGGGTGATTTTGATGAGAGAGTTTTCCTGGGAGCTGATGCTGAAGAAGAAATTGGCACTCGAAAATTCCCTGAAGATGTGCTAGTAGAGAAAACAGCAGCACGAGCTCCCACAGAGTGTCATctgcagcagcattttgaaAAG AAAAGATCATTTGCACCTTCAACTCCCCTGACTGGCCGACGATATCTGCGAGAAAAGGAAGGTGTCATCACTCCTGTGGCTTCAGCCACGCAGAGCGTGAGCCGCCTGCAGAACATGGTGGCTGGGTTGAAAAATGCACCCAGTGAACAACTTACAGCTATTTTTGA GTCCTGTGCCCGCAGCCCCATGGAAAGCATCATGAGCAGAGTGAAGGAGATTGGTGAGACCTTCTGCTGCAGCTACACTCAGTCAACAGATGAGCAGCCAGGCTCTCATATAG attttGCTGTAAACAGATTAAAACTGGCAGAGATCTTGTACTATAAAATCTTGGAGACTATAATGGTGCAAGAAACACGGAGACTGCATGGGAAGGATCTGACT GCTCTCCTGGAGCAGGATCTGTTCCACCGCTCCCTCATGGCGTGCTGCCTGGAGATCGTGCTCTTCGCCTACAGCTCCCCTCGCACCTTCCCCTGGATCATTGAAGTGCTTGACCTCAGGCCCTTCTATTTCTATAAG GTCATTGAAGTGCTGATTCGGTCTGAGGAAGGACTTTCCAGAGACATGGTGAAGCACCTCAACAGCATTGAGGAACAAATTCTGGAGAGTCTTGCCTGGACTCGGAACTCGGCACTCTGGAATGCACTCGAGGCATCAGACAACAAAGTCCCAACCTGTGAAGAA GTAATATTTCCCAGTAATTTTGAAGCCAGCAATGGAGGAAGTGGGCTTGGGCATTTGCCTATGATGCCATTATCTCCCATAATTCATCCTCGAGTAAAAGAGGTTCGAACAGATCTTGGTGGGAGTTTAAGACGGG ACATGCAGCCCTTGTCTCCAATCTCAGTTCATGAGCGCTACAGTTCTCCTGCAGCTGGAAGTGCTAAGAGAAGGCTCTTTGGAGATGACAGCCCCCGAGaaacacagatggaaaaaatcTTACCCAAAGGAACTAAGCTGACAATTGCTCCAGCATCGAGCATTGGTGCTGAAAACGTGTCAGTGTCTCCTGGGCAGACAGTGCTGACCATGACAACCACTACAGGGCCGGGGAAAGTGGGACAGAAGGTCACGATCCCACTGCACG GTATTGCAAATGAAATGGGTGGGATCACCTTGATCCCCATTTCAATTAATTTAGGCCAGCCGTGTAAAGTGGAGGCTCTGgctccctcctgccaccccccagGGAACCAAGCACAGGAAGTGCAGGTGTCAGCAGCAAGCAAACCAAAGAGAACGGGGTCCTTGGCACTGTTCTACAGGAAG GTTTATCACCTGGCCAGTGTGCGCTTGCGTGACCTGTGCTTGAAGTTGGATGTTTCCAATGACTTGCGCAGGAAGATATGGACGTGCTTTGAATTCACGTTGGTTCACTGTGCTGATCTAATGAAGGACAGACATTTGGACCAGCTCCTCCTCTGTGCCTTTTATATCATGGCGAAG GTAACCAAAGAGGAAAGAACTTTTCAGGACATAATGAAAAGTTACAGGAATCAGCCACAAGCAAACAGCCAT GTTTATAGGAGTGTCTTGTTGAGAAATACTTCTGCTGATGTCTTGGGCAAAAATGCAGACCCAGATACGGAGATGACAGAAG ACTCAGCTGTGAAAGCTGCCAGTTCCTCTGGACGATCTGCAGCAGAGAACTCCAGTGAGTCGgaaacagaggagagaggagatcTGATTAAATTTTACAATGCGGTCTATGTAGGACGAGTAAAGGCATTTGCACTGAAGTACGATATCACAAACCAGGATCATGTG TTACTGCTCTTAAACACCTTGTGA